The Schistocerca serialis cubense isolate TAMUIC-IGC-003099 chromosome 10, iqSchSeri2.2, whole genome shotgun sequence genome includes a region encoding these proteins:
- the LOC126424635 gene encoding uncharacterized protein LOC126424635 yields MVAELIAQGVPDTTILKKVRESIHVGLFRRVHLLSKQDIRNIRKEYKRGDSSAHQDDATSVDLWVFMSVDCDSYYSAWSVVMGHSDIVTDGEKFSELLDGFLTWCAEEEGTEEFGKYFKDRYSWRAHMWAYSYRIGLGLNTNMFLEANHKTLKYSYVLKKINNRVDKLSHRRGCGINKELIHCVEDGTWHVYTVSDRPPYTVTYTENSCTACPLSYTECKICVHSCVCSCTDNLIRGNLYEHIHAVEISKGTVKLPLQDRFCRVSSVQELTQIVAQQTSGAGSTVDYRAALEDRLTIVQQVARSASSETAGSLLASFDKLIKEMRAGIASQKELVGPHFLVTSAPPNETYRIQRQFQSVRKTCETKEHSFATPSCAEIETII; encoded by the exons ATGGTTGCTGAATTAATTGCACAAGGTGTTCCTGATACTACAATTTTGAAGAAAGTGAGAGAGAGCATTCATGTTGGACTCTTCAGAAGAGTTCATCTTTTAAGCAAACAAGATATTAGAAATATTAGGAAAGAATACAAGCGGGGCGATAGTAGTGCACACCAAGATGATGCAACCAGTGTTGATCTGTGG GTATTCATGTCTGTTGACTGTGACAGCTACTACAGTGCCTGGAGTGTAGTTATGGGCCATAGTGACATAGTT ACAGATGGAGAGAAATTCTCAGAGCTGCTGGATGGCTTTCTTACTTGGTGTGCAGAGGAGGAAGGAACTGAGGAGTTTGGCAAGTACTTTAAAGATAGATATTCATGGAGGGCACATATGTGGGCATACAGCTACAGAATTGGACTTGGCCTTAATACAAATATGTTCTTAGAAGCAAACCATAAAACTCTTAAATACTCATACgtactgaagaaaataaataacagagtAGATAAAT TAAGTCACAGAAGAGGTTGTGGTATCAATAAGGAACTGATACACTGCGTTGAAGATGGCACATGGCATGTATACACCGTTTCTGATCGGCCCCCATATACTGTCACTTATACAGAGAACTCTTGCACTGCATGCCCATTGTCCTATACTGAGTGCAAG atcTGTGTGcacagttgtgtgtgttcttgcacAGACAATTTGATCAGGGGTAACCTCTATGAACACATTCATGCTGTGGAAATCAGCAAAGGAACTGTAAAGCTCCCTCTGCAAGACAGGTTCTGCAGAGTGTCATCTGTGCAGGAGTTAACACAAATAGTTGCTCAGCAGACTTCAGGTGCTGGCAGCACTGTTGACTACCGAGCTGCTTTGGAAGACAGGCTGACTATTGTGCAACAAGTAGCAAGAAGTGCTAGCAGTGAAACTGCTGGCTCTCTCCTTGCATCATTTgataaattaattaaagaaatgaGGGCAGGCATTGCATCGCAAAAAGAACTCGTTGGTCCACATTTTCTAGTAACTTCAGCTCCACCAAATGAGACATACAGGATTCAGAGACAGTTCCAATCAGTAAGGAAGACATGTGAAACGAAGGAACATTCATTTGCAACACCATCCTGTGCAGAAATTGAGACAATTATATAA